Genomic DNA from Methanobacterium bryantii:
AAATGCAAAAAACCGCATACCCTCAAGATACAACAACCACAGCAGACATAATCGAAATAGATTACGATACTGTAATTCAAAATAGGGAAATAGCAGAAGCTCCATTTTTAAGTTTTCTAGCAAACAAAGGACGAGTGCAAAGTAGTACAAGTGCAATCATAGGTTGGAGAGAAAAAGGGAATGGGAACAGCTCTAAATTCACAGATGAAAGGGGACTTATCTCTGGATCTCTCCCAGAATATGGGGGTAAAACATGGGAGAAAAAATTTGCAAACATGAAAGTAATTACATATCCAATTGAAGTGTCTTTACTGGCTCAAATGGGTAATTCAAATGTAGATCTTGTAGATGACGACAGACAAGATGGATATTTAGACATATCCGCACGAAGAGACAAAGCATTTTTACTTGGGGATCACACAGTAGATGCTAATAGTTATGATGGAATAAATAAACTCGCCGAAAACAAAGAAGATATTGATGGGGAACCAATTTCTACAGATTATGTTGATGATATGCTTGATAGGGTCATTGCAAAAGGCGGGACTCCTGATTGTATTGTTACAACTGCAAGAGTTGCAAGACAATTAACAAGAGAGCAACAGTTAAATGATATTACTGTTGGAAATCTTGAATTTGTTCCGGGGGGATGGATGGAATCTTACAAAGCCCCTACCGGATTAATACCCGTTATAACTAACAAAAATCTTGTTACATTAGATGAAGATGGCGAAGTAGATGCTACCAGTGAAGATATACTTGCAGTAGTAGATAGTAGTGCTGTTATTAACAAGAACTTATTGCCTGTTTCCGAGTTCCAATTAGGAATGACTAAACTTTCAAATGATTCATTACTCGCTACTTTCACAGCATTTGGTATTCCTGCCCCTTGGAAATTAGGAGTAGTCCAGGGTATTGGTAAAGGCAGCTAATATTATTTTAAAATAGTTTTTTGGAGGTAGTTTTAATTGTCAGAACCATCAAACACAAGTAAACCTCCATTTTCTTCTTCCATATCTGATAAAATTCTTATTGAATTAGACGGCTGGCAAATAATCACGCCTCCAACCACTGAACCAACTGAATTAGAACCATTTTTAGATACAACTGACGACACTGTTTTACAAAACCTTAACTCAAATCACACTGTTACTATAGAGGAAGTTGAACATTTCTATGATTCAGCATTCGACGAAGCATTATCTTACACTAACCGATTAGATATATCCGACTTAGACGAAATAACCCTTGAAATATTCATGAATGCAGTGTACAAACTAACAGCTTCTAACCTTTGGAATAAATACAATATCCAAATTAACAACGATGCAATGGAAGGCACATATGTCGTCTCACAGGGTGGGCGATTATATAAAAAGGCGTGTAATATCCTTGATAAATTCGTTAGAACTAATTTTATAGGGTTACATTCACTCATGAATCCTTAATTATCTTTTTTTTAGGTGTGACTCATGACAGATATAATACCCGAAACAGGCACACAAGTAACAGTAACAGCCGATTCACAAGGATTAGATGACATAATCAATGTTATACAAGGAGATAACATACTATCACAAGTCTTAGCTCCAGCAGTTGAACAGTTAAACAAAGATAAAGAAACATTAAAAGAATCAACAACAACACTAGCAAATGCAGTAGCAGAACGAATCAAAGCATATCAAGAACAATTCATCTCAATGAACCAATCTATCGTTACAAGTAACATGCATGACACTATCGAAGTAGACCCCACAGGAGACGGAACAGCTGAAGTTGGAGCTACAGCAACATCAGATGAAGGATTCCCATATCCAATCGTAATAGAACAAGGATCAAGACCCCATATCATTGAAGGAAATCCATTACTTGCTTTTAACTGGAATGGGGCATTTGTTATCACCCATTCAGTACAACATCCAGGGACAAGTCCTAAACCATTCGTAGCGCCTTCATTGGACTATATAAAACAGGATACGGATGAACTGTTTAACTCCGAAATAATGACAAAATTAGGAACATGATACAAATGATAGAACTTGGCGAAAATACATCATTAACAAGCGATGTAATGATTTACAACGCTTTAATCAAAGCACAAGACACAAATAAGTTATTGCAACAGTTTAAAATTGAATATCCTTTTGAAGGCGCATTGGCATCTAATTCTAATTCTATTTTTGTAGCAGATGTAACTAACGATCTTAAAAAGAAAACAATGAATAGTTCGCATTATACGGCACTTACTCAGATATTCGTTAAAACAAAGAATGCTGATTATAAGACGGTTTCACAGATAACCAGAACAGCATTAGAAGTGATAGAAGAAGTACTTGAAAATGATGAAAGTCTCGGAAGATTCCAACCCATATTCATGAAACATAGTAGTGATTATGGGAGTAAATTTGCATTAAAAGGCCGTAGTGTTATTGTACAAACAAAAGAACAGCGTATAAAAACTAATACTGATATTGAAGTTGATAATGTCTGTGAAATGATTGTAAAAATTAACGGGGAAGATGAATAAAATGGCAGATGAAGAAAAAGTGGAAGAAACAACCGAACCCACCCCACCAGAAGAAGAAGAGGTTATTGAAAACCCTTTTAACCTAAAAACGGAATTACAGAAAGAAAAGAAATATTTAAGAGCAGGATTTCTATTATACATAGCTAAAAATGGCTATGATGTTGACACTAAAAGAAAATTCACAATATATATGAACAAATACAAGGGGGCTTAATATTCATGGTTATATATGAACCAACAATCACAGTACAAGATGTAGAAAGCACCGTAACCCTAGGGGGGGGAATGGCTGGAGTAGTTGTAATAATCGGAGCCTTTCCATATGTAGACAGTACAATTAAAAGTTATACTAGTTCAAGAAAAGCATTAGAAGAACTCAAAGGTGGCGTAACAACAATTCCTGAAGGTGCATTAGGTTATCATGCACTTGAATATCTATTCAGACGTGACGGCAACAGCCTTGGAATAGAAGAATTATTAGTCGTGAACATAACATCAGAAGTAGAAGAAGTATTAAATTACACATTAACTGCTGATAAATTAGCAGATGCACTTGACTTAATTAAAGATGAACAATTCGACATACTATTTGTTGCAGATGTACTTGACGCAGCTCTACTCGCAAACATCAAAGAATTACGAGATGACATGTACGCCGCCCAATTACCTTGGGGATTAATCTCAGCGGTTACTGTAGAAACAGAAAGCGACGTAACTGCAATAAACACACTCTTCAAAACAGGAGGGGCATACAAACTTATAACCACACCAAAACAGTTAGAAGGAGATGCAGAACCACTTAACAGAGTTAATACTGCTGCATGGGATGTCGCCTATACTGCTGGACAGTTGGTTAATGCATCTGAAACAGGTAAAATCATACCTGGAGTCATTGGTCAGGGCACTAAAGAATCACTGCCAGATATATATGATACAATCTTAGAAAATGGTTTACATTCACAGAAAATAATCAACAGACGACTTGGACAAGTAATCACAAACAACATCATGACCCCTACTGGTCGAGATATGGCAATCGAAAGAGTTAAAGATTATATTGTCGGGGATCTTGCTTTAAGGGATATATTTGGAGATCCAAACATCAACGCAACATATGACTTCATTAGGAGCATGTTTGAAGTTAGAAAACAAAAATACACTGACTTAAGACTTATATCGGATATGAAATATGAAATCACAGCATGCGATACCAAATGCGTTAAAGCAGAATTAGAACTGTTCATACCAGATGTAATCACTGAAATACGTTTATTTGTTAAAGTTACACCTACAAGTGTTGAAGTAAGTTCACAGGAGGCTTAAGACAATGATAAGCTTAAAAGAAGGAGTCATATTTATAGGCGACCTTGCGCTTAAATATGCAGATAAAGCCACAATCAAAAAAGAGAAAAAAGTCAACACACGAAACACCCTCGGCGGAACAGTCAACACTGGAACATACACCACAGGCGGAACTATAGACGTAGAAACAGTATTATTACCCGATACTCTACAAGAAGTTACTCATTTCGAAGAAATATTAGATAAGGGACATTTAGATCAGGTTGTCGTTACAGGAACTGCATATCTAAGAGATGGAACCCCATATAAAAGAACAATTACTGGTTTAAGAGCTACTGTTTCAACAGACGACGAAGAATGGAACCCAGACGATGGTATTGTGCCTAAACTCAGTTTTAATGTGGATATAATCAAGAAAGAAAATAAAGCAATTTAATTATTCTTTTTTTTTTAATAGGGGTTGTTTACATGAGTAATGAAGTAGAAATGGAAGCAGAAGCAAGGTCAATCTCAATAGAAGAGTTAATCGCCGAAACAGAGCAAAAAATAACAAACGACAAATACGAAAAAGACACTTATATTGATTATCACGGTGCAAAACTAGAATTCAGAATGAAAGTAATATCACAGGCTGCATTTGAAAAAACAAGCAAATTAATTAAAAAAGCAGATGCATCAGCAAACCGTAAAATACTCGAAGAATACCTAATAAACAAAAAAACAAACAAACCATTCCCACCAGAACAGATATTTAAAATATTCACAGCAGGAATGGTAACACGAATTGCAAATAAAATCATGGAAGAATCTGATTTTGATATGGATGAACTTGAACAGAAAGCAAGGCGAAATTTTTAAAAAGAGTTCTCAACTATGAAAACGGAGAACTCGGACACATAACTCGTATGGTTGATTCAGGCATACTGAAATTAGATTTAAACGATTATAAAAATTTAAGTCGATACCAGATTATTGCTTTTGATGTGATTAGTCAAGAGATAATACGGTGGAGAAGTAAGAAAAAAGGAATATTAACAATTTAATGGGAGATGAAATATTATGGCATTAAAATATCCAGTAGCACAATTATTTAGACACGCAGGACGAGTTATCCCCTCAAAATTAGGAGAAGTTTTAACTGAATTAGATGAAAGAATAACTAATGCAGCAGCAGGAATTCTCGCAGCAGGTTCTGTAAGTAATACTGAACTAGCAGATAATGCTGTAGATTACAAAAAATTAGATGTAACAGGGCGAAAATATAAAATAAAATTCAATCGATCAACATTGGATACAGCTGGGACTGATTTTGAATTACCAATCGAAGGTATCGACTTTGCAGGGACGGTCAAATCAGTTAAAATATTAGCAGATGCGGCATTTGGACAAGCTACAAATTACAGTAGTTTAGATATACAAAACAAAACCCAAAGTAATGCTAGTATAGCCTCAATGTCATTTAACAGTACAAATACTGTATCTCAATGGGTTCCAAAAGCTTTAACGTTATCCGCTACCCCTGCTAATTTGAATGTTGCTGTTGGAGATGCTTTAACTTTAGTTAAAACCCATACAGGGGATGGTCAGGCGTTACCTACTAATTTTATTGTTGAACTGGTCATTGAGAGAACAGCTTAATTTTTTATATATTTTTTATTTTATCACTAATCTCACTGTCAATCAATGATTTATTAGGATTTCCTTCTATATCTTGCCAAGTTATCATATACCATTTACCATTCTTTTCAAAATATGTTTCACCATTCACATGATTCTCTTCAGTATCATTATACACATCATAATATACTTTTATTCCATTTATTGTTTTTGTACCGTACTTTAAATTGATATAACCAAATGATGCATCGTCTTTTTGTGGTGAAATTGCATATAATGCATGATCCTCATTAAAATCTGTTGCATTTGTCACAGTTAAATTATATTCTTTTTGATTAGACGTACATCCTGAGACACTTACAACTGCTAACAAGAGCAATGCAGTTATTAATATTATTTTTTTCATGTTACTCCCTCCTTTAATCTACTTTTATTTAATTTTATCTTTTTAATTAATTACTATTTAATTCTTACTATTTTATTACACTAAACAAATCTTAATGAGCGTGAACCATGTCAGACAACCAATATGTGATTGATGTATCCACTAATGCCGATACTGCAAGTGTAGAAGAACTCGCTGCAAAACTACAAGAAGTAGAAACAAATGCACAAAGTGCCGGTGAAGCGATTTCAAGCATGGATAATTCAGGACTTGATGAAGCGAGTACATCAGCAGATAACGCTGCTGAAAGTTTAG
This window encodes:
- a CDS encoding SU10 major capsid protein, whose translation is MADLASKFGSSEDINELLGLLQKEMQKTAYPQDTTTTADIIEIDYDTVIQNREIAEAPFLSFLANKGRVQSSTSAIIGWREKGNGNSSKFTDERGLISGSLPEYGGKTWEKKFANMKVITYPIEVSLLAQMGNSNVDLVDDDRQDGYLDISARRDKAFLLGDHTVDANSYDGINKLAENKEDIDGEPISTDYVDDMLDRVIAKGGTPDCIVTTARVARQLTREQQLNDITVGNLEFVPGGWMESYKAPTGLIPVITNKNLVTLDEDGEVDATSEDILAVVDSSAVINKNLLPVSEFQLGMTKLSNDSLLATFTAFGIPAPWKLGVVQGIGKGS